Genomic segment of Kingella negevensis:
GAGCAATCGGGGAGCTGCGAGCAAATCCAGCAGTTTTTCGCGCAAGGTATCTTGTTCAGGCTGCAGGGTGAACAGGGGTGCGCCGCTGTGAAATGCGAGCAGTTGTTCGGCGTTTGGGCAATGTTGTCCGCGCAAATAATCTAGGGCGACATCGTAAGCAGGGGCAGGCAATAAGAGTTGTCGGCAACGGCTTTTGATGGTGGGCAACACGCGATCTTTGTTGTGCGTAATCAGCAAAAAAATCACGGCTTCTGGCGGTTCTTCTAGCATTTTGAGCAAGGCGTTGGCAGCCTGAACATTTAAACTTTCGGCTGGCGTGATTAACACGACGCGCCGTCCGCCGCGTACTGATGATTGAGTGAGCGGCTCTAATATGTTGCGAACTTCGTCAATTTTGATTTGCTGAAGTTTTTTGCTGCCTGTTTCGCTTTCAGGCTGCTCTGGTGTGAGCGCGTAAAAGTCTGGGTGTGCGCCTTGCAAAAATAAGTGGCAAGACGGGCAAGTGCCGCAAGGTTGGTGCGTGTGGCTGGGGTTTTCGCATAATAAGGATTGGGCGAAATGTCGAGCAAAGGCGGTTTTGCCTGTGTTGGCTTTGCCTGTGAACAGCCATGCGTTGGGCTGATTTTGCCAATAGGCGGTCAGTTGTTGCCATGTAGGTTCGTGCCAAGGGTAAATCATGTTTTCAGGCTGCCTGATTTGGAAAAATAAGTGTCGCCATTATAAAGGCTTTTCAGACAGCCTGAAAGCAAGTATAATCAGTATTCTTCATTTGGGGGCGACCTTGGTTTCGACGGGGGTTGCAAAGCAAATGTGGGCATACCGAGTTCTCAGACGACTCGTAAAACACTGAATTGAAATAGTCGCAAACGACGAAACTTACGCTTTGGCTGCTTAATGCCAAGCTGTTGCAGCAGTTGGCCGATGGGCTGTGTAGGGTAAAACCTACTGCAACATCATTTTACATTGGCTGGTTTTTTGTTGGGTTACTTAACAGGAAATGAGATTTAAGGTAACTGGTTTTCTGAAAGCCTGTCTGTCGGCGTGATGAAGATAAGATTTCTAAATTGGCAAGACTAAGTATGTAGAACACTTTGTAGAGGGCTTTCGGACGGGGGTTCAATTCCCCCCGCCTCCACCATACTCACTTTTTCAGCGTTTGCTGAAATTTTTAAAACCCCTGAAATCATAACGGTTTCAGGGGTTTTTATTATGCTGTAATGCGCTGGAATACTCCAGTTAGCGCGTTGCATTTTAGGTACATAATTAGGTACACTCCCAAAAAACAGAGGCATTTATACCCAGATTAAAACATGATTTAGGTACATTCACAAAATAGCCCTATAAAAACAACCAACTAAAGCAATCACAGAAACCATGAAACTAACGGATAAACAATGCGCCAACGCTGGTGCACCTGAAAAAGGCACTAAGCAACTATCAGACGGCGGCGGAATGTATCTAGAAATACGCGCCAACGGCTGTAAATACTGGAAAATGAAATACACCAGCCCCGTAACTAAGAGACAAACCATACTGCATTTAGGTACATACCCCGAAATGAACCTAAAAGCAGCAAGAACCGCCCACATGAAAGCACGGTTTGAGATAGAGAGCGGTAACGACCCAAAAGACCAAAAACAAGCAGCCAAAAAGA
This window contains:
- the holB gene encoding DNA polymerase III subunit delta', whose protein sequence is MIYPWHEPTWQQLTAYWQNQPNAWLFTGKANTGKTAFARHFAQSLLCENPSHTHQPCGTCPSCHLFLQGAHPDFYALTPEQPESETGSKKLQQIKIDEVRNILEPLTQSSVRGGRRVVLITPAESLNVQAANALLKMLEEPPEAVIFLLITHNKDRVLPTIKSRCRQLLLPAPAYDVALDYLRGQHCPNAEQLLAFHSGAPLFTLQPEQDTLREKLLDLLAAPRLLAILDYAAEFDKNKLPLAVLLDWLQKWTIDVQLAAQNMPPLYYPHRAEAAKTVAIKTNPATLFQFSGCLNHLHPYGHHSLNVKMQAEYLLSNYLTALR